One Setaria italica strain Yugu1 chromosome II, Setaria_italica_v2.0, whole genome shotgun sequence DNA segment encodes these proteins:
- the LOC101769016 gene encoding protein EMSY-LIKE 3 → MKAAGYDLYDSSGTDDDLPPAQNRGLRGRSFSGNGRASAGAFPYMRANNDLESEIHRVEQDAYTGVLRAFKVQSDAISWEKESLITELRKELRVSDEEHRELLNKVNEDGTIRRMRELRQAGGTPSALHRGSRALYDAEPGPIAKRQRPSHSIPSQSAGLQSPVMPSHSVPSAKWGPLSARGKKPKTPMPSALPSADPNSLINHKVYTRWPDDNNFYEATITRYNPVTGEHALVYDIGTQAETWEMVRLCDMPPEDIRWEFDGHLSNRDGWGPSGPMLTRHPTNNGAMTGPIRGRGRLSINEPVKDYTPPQNGINRNFDNIDIPNTESVVTEVERVLSNPNMREIEKARKLLKDQEQSLLDAIARLDEASDSESEDMATAGRTGPAGD, encoded by the exons ATGAAGGCGGCGGGATACGACCTCTACGATAGTAGCG GGACTGATGATGATCTCCCCCCAGCACAAAATAGAGGACTAAGAGGACGATCTTTCAGTGGGAACGGACGCGCATCTGCTGGGGCATTTCCTTACATGAGGGCAAACAATGATTTGGAGAGCGAAATTCATCGGGTTGAGCAAGATGCATATACTGGTGTTCTTAGAGCATTCAAAGTGCAATCTGATGCAATATCATGG GAAAAAGAGAGTTTGATTACTGAACTCAGGAAAGAACTGAGAGTTTCTGATGAGGAGCATAGGGAGCTATTAAATAAAGTCAATGAAGATGGGACCATCCGTCGAATGAG GGAGTTAAGACAGGCTGGTGGAACCCCAAGTGCTCTGCATCGTGGCAGCAGGGCTCTATATGATGCAGAACCTGGGCCCATTGCCAAGAGACAAAGGCCATCTCATTCGATTCCTTCGCAATCTGCAGGCCTCCAGTCCCCTGTGATGCCTTCCCACTCAGTTCCATCTGCAAAATGGGGCCCACTATCAGCAAGAGGCAAAAAGCCAAAGACG CCCATGCCATCGGCACTACCATCTGCGGACCCAAACTCATTAATAAATCACAAAGTTTATACAAGGTGGCCAGATGACAACAACTTCTATGAGGCCACCATAACCCGTTATAACCCCGTGacg GGTGAACATGCACTCGTCTATGATATCGGCACACAAGCAGAGACTTGGGAAATGGTCAGGCTTTGTGAT ATGCCACCTGAAGATATAAGATGGGAATTTGATGGACATCTTTCAAATCGAGATGGTTGGGGCCCTTCTGGCCCTATGCTGACGAGGCACCCAACCAACAATGGTGCTATGACAGGTCCAATCAGGGGTAGAGGCAGGTTATCAATAAATGAGCCTGTAAAGGACTACACTCCACCTCAAAATGGCATCAATAGGAATTTCGATAACATTGACATTCCAAACACTGAAAGTGTTGTGACAGAG GTGGAGAGGGTATTGTCCAATCCGAATATGCGTGAAATTGAAAAGGCAAGGAAACTGCTGAAA GATCAAGAGCAGTCACTACTGGATGCAATTGCCAGACTTGATGAAGCATCAGATAGTGAAAGTG AGGATATGGCCACGGCAGGGCGAACGGGTCCTGCTGGCGATTAA
- the LOC101771827 gene encoding uncharacterized protein LOC101771827 (The sequence of the model RefSeq protein was modified relative to this genomic sequence to represent the inferred CDS: added 5 bases not found in genome assembly), translating to MKASIKFRDDDRPLLRAKVPVGVLGLPFLSGLAAGGDAKDLRFDLSTAFPSGPALRLSYRPNDPLQPFALSVRTGLGPLGSPARAPFALAAEFNLLSSNAPAFSLLFKPRIGDFGLASSVRSPPSPPPAPAQAPLAIKMADLTTNGDDHDRDAHAQANGFSFAGNGFAANVAAAAGRGGGGVGALLSGMQLTTRSVLPLWSKASLRFHWGLRVPPELKAALADDGYGRKAGSLAISKLPLLVMNKITIEHTPKASSQSETDKKRKKDAPPAGEGEEFSLMKRQLEALSTESTLLQRAVADLRAELGAGKGEGRRLPAALPAPQQPFVSKPDRHYHSSGKELVDSGLKPASDEASEELKKALEARRK from the coding sequence GGCGTCAATCAAGTTCCGTGACGACGACCGACCGCTGCTGCGGGCCAAGGTGCCGGTCGGCGTGCTGGGGCTGCCCTTCCTCTCGGGCCTCGCGGCTGGGGGCGACGCCAAGGACCTCCGCTTCGACCTCTCCACGGCGTTCCCCTCCGGCCCAGCGCTCCGCCTCTCGTACCGCCCCAACGACCCGCTCCAGCCCTTCGCGCTCTCCGTCCGCACGGGGCTGGGCCCGCTGGGCTCCCCGGCGCGCGCGCCcttcgcgctcgccgccgagtTCAACCTCCTCTCCTCCAACGCGCCAGCCTTCTCGCTCCTCTTCAAGCCCCGGATCGGGGACTTCGGCCTCGCCAGCTCCGTCcgctccccgccgtcgccgccgcccgcgccggcccagGCGCCGCTGGCGATCAAGATGGCCGACCTCACCACCAATGGCGACGACCACGACCGCGACGCGCACGCGCAAGCGAACGGGTTCTCCTTCGCCGGGAACGGGTTCGCGGCGAacgtcgcggccgccgcggggaggggcggtggcggggtgGGCGCGCTGCTGTCCGGGATGCAGCTCACCACCAGGAGCGTCCTGCCGCTGTGGAGCAAGGCGAGCCTGCGGTTCCATTGGGGGCTGCGTGTGCCGCCGGAGCTCAAAGCTGCACTCGCCGACGATGGCTACGGGCGCAAGGCCGGTAGCCTTGCCATCAGCAAGCTGCCGCTGCTGGTGATGAACAAGATCACCATTGAGCATACGCCCAAGGCGTCGTCACAGTCTGAAACagacaagaagaggaagaaagacgCCCCTCCAGCAGGCGAGGGAGAGGAATTCTCATTGATGAAGCGGCAGCTGGAGGCGCTGAGCACCGAGAGCACATTACTGCAGCGTGCGGTAGCGGACCTGCGTGCTGAGCTTGGGGCTGGCAAAGGCGAGGGTCGCAGGCTGCCAGCAGCACTGCCTGCTCCGCAACAGCCATTCGTGTCGAAACCAGATCGCCATTACCATAGCAGTGGGAAGGAACTGGTGGACAGTGGACTGAAACCGGCCTCGGATGAAGCAAGCGAGGAGTTGAAGAAGGCGCTTGAGGCCCGCCGGAAGTGA
- the LOC111256471 gene encoding uncharacterized protein LOC111256471 gives MRVTYYQRLSSEPEGGARAGAARAWAALRRAAAGVARLYAARRRWSARRPWGGRRVALLQRPKAAARYEYDSASYARNFDDGAWMAEEGVSWHARSFGA, from the coding sequence ATGCGGGTCACGTACTACCAGAGGCTGTCGTCGGAGCCGGAGGgtggcgcgcgcgccggcgccgcgaggGCGTGGGCGGCGCTGAGGCGGGCCGCCGCAGGGGTCGCCCGGCTGtacgccgcgcggcggcggtggtcggcGCGGAGGCCGTGGGGCGGCAGGAGAGTGGCCTTGTTGCAGCGgccgaaggcggcggcgaggtacgAGTACGACTCGGCCAGCTACGCGCGCAACTTCGACGACGGGGCGTGGATGGCCGAGGAGGGCGTGTCCTGGCACGCGCGGTCGTTCGGCGCGTGA
- the LOC101769820 gene encoding uncharacterized protein LOC101769820 has translation MSVRIKAVVDRFVKELQEALDADIQDRIMKEREMQSYIEEREREVAEREAAWKAELSRREAEIARQEARLKMEKENLEKEKSVLMGTASSQDNQDGALEITVSGEKYRCLRFSKAKK, from the exons ATGTCGGTGCGGATCAAGGCGGTGGTGGACCGGTTCGTGAAGGAGCTGCAGGAGGCGCTGGACGCGGACATCCAGGACCGCATCATGAAGGAGCGCGAGATGCAGAGCTACATCgaggagcgcgagcgcgaggTCGCTGAGCGGGAGGCCGCGTGGAAGGCCGAGCTCTCCCGCCGCGAG GCAGAGATTGCACGGCAAGAGGCCAGGCTGAAGATGGAAAAGGAGAACctggagaaggaaaagagcGTCCTCATGGGAACTGCCTCCAGCCAGGACAACCAAGATGGAGCCCTTGAAATCACCGTCAGTGGTGAGAAGTACAGGTGCCTTCGTTTCTCCAAGGCAAAGAAATGA
- the LOC101770224 gene encoding AT-hook motif nuclear-localized protein 10, with protein MMEVRPSSEQGVMPGREPFGLPKSPPTPPSSGGPPQSLRMAFTTDGTPVFAPVSSAPPATATYQPFGGAAATSLAGAGGNGGAPVHPPGGAGEPVAKKKRGRPRKYGPDGSMSLALVHTSMAAAPGSAAPGASGPFSPEGAKTPSTAPSASPDGAKKRGRPKGSTNKKHVPALGSAGAGFTPHVIFVKAGEDVSAKIMSFSQHGTRAVCILSANGAISNVTLRQSATSGGTVTYEGRFEILSLSGSFLLSENGGHRSRTGGLSVSLAGPDGRVLGGSVAGLLTAASPVQIVAGSFNTDGKKEPPKQQQQQQQQQQLAPSPSDPSPAPLKVTPAAPSSPPSRGTMSLSESSGGPPSPPHGGASGGGSHGQQQSGGFSGLSWK; from the exons ATGATGGAGGTGAGGCCGTCTTCGGAGCAAGGGGTGATGCCGGGAAGGGAGCCGTTCGGGCTGCCGAAAagcccgccgacgccgccgtcctccgGAGGGCCGCCGCAGAGCCTGCGCATGGCGTTCACGACGGACGGCACCCCCGTGTTCGCCCCGGTGAGCTCCGCGCCGCCAGCGACGGCGACGTACCAGCCCTTTGGCGGCGCGGCTGCTACGAGCTTGGCTGGCGCAGGAGGCAATGGCGGGGCGCCGGTGCACCCGCCGGGTGGCGCCGGTGAGCCGGTGGCCAAGAAGAAGCGTGGTCGGCCAAGGAAGTACGGCCCCGACGGCTCCATGTCGCTGGCATTGGTGCACacgtccatggcggcggcgccggggtcggCGGCTCCCGGCGCCTCCGGGCCTTTCTCGCCTGAAGGGGCCAAGACGCCGAGCACTGCGCCGTCAGCGTCGCCGGACGGCGCGAAGAAGCGGGGCCGGCCGAAGGGCTCCACCAACAAGAAGCACGTGCCTGCTCTTG GCTCAGCAGGGGCTGGATTCacacctcatgttatttttgtTAAAGCCGGTGAG GACGTATCAGCAAAGATCATGTCGTTCTCTCAGCACGGGACGCGCGCGGTCTGCATCCTTTCAGCAAACGGCGCCATATCAAATGTGACACTTCGGCAGTCTGCTACCTCCGGTGGAACAGTGACATACGAG GGCCGGTTCGAGATACTGTCCCTGTCCGGGTCGTTCCTTCTGTCAGAGAACGGCGGCCATCGCAGTCGGACTGGTGGGCTCAGCGTTTCGCTAGCAGGGCCTGATGGCCGTGTCCTGGGTGGTAGTGTTGCCGGACTACTGACAGCTGCTTCACCAGTACAG ATCGTAGCGGGGAGCTTCAACACCGATGGAAAGAAGGAGCCgccgaagcagcagcagcagcagcagcagcagcagcagcttgctCCGTCACCGTCAGacccatcgccggcgccgctgaaggtcacgccggcggcgcccagcagCCCGCCGTCCAGAGGAACAATGAGCCTGAGCGAGTCATCCGGCGGCCCACCGAGCCCGCCGCACGGcggggccagcggcggcggcagccacgGGCAGCAGCAGTCGGGGGGCTTCTCCGGCCTGTCCTGGAAATGA